The proteins below are encoded in one region of Cucurbita pepo subsp. pepo cultivar mu-cu-16 chromosome LG10, ASM280686v2, whole genome shotgun sequence:
- the LOC111803422 gene encoding E3 ubiquitin-protein ligase SINAT2-like isoform X1, with protein MAMAPGSSTCKEVVDSHPSVSGHDIAMSKSENNSTSSKVLLGSSGKLGVYSTNGVQELLECPVCTNLMYPPIYQCPNGHTLCSNCKIRVSNCCPTCRHELGNIRCLALEKVAESLEIPCRYQNLGCQDIFPYYSKLKHEQHCRFRPYNCPYAGSECSVTGDIPSLVAHLKDDHKVDMHDGCTFNHRYVKSNPHEVENATWMLTVFNCFGRQFCLHFEAFQLGTAPVYMAFLRFMGEDNEAKKFSYSLEVGHNGRKLIWQGIPRGIRDSHRKVRDSQDGLIIQRNLALYFSGGERRELKLRITGRIWKEE; from the exons ATGGCCATGGCTCCAGGAAGCAGTACCTGCAAAGAAGTAGTTGATTCTCATCCTTCAGTTTCAGGGCATGACATAGCAATGTCTAAATCAGAGAATAATTCTACATCTTCAAAAGTCCTACTTGGTTCGAGTGGGAAGCTTGGAGTTTATTCAACCAATGGCGTGCAAGAACTGCTCGAGTGCCCTGTCTGCACAAATCTGATGTACCCTCCAATTTACCAG TGCCCGAATGGCCACACGTTGTGCTCAAACTGCAAGATCAGAGTTAGCAACTGCTGCCCGACCTGTCGTCATGAACTCGGAAACATAAGGTGCTTGGCATTGGAGAAGGTAGCTGAGTCGCTGGAAATCCCCTGCAGATACCAGAATTTGGGTTGCCAAGATATTTTTCCTTACTACAGTAAGCTTAAGCATGAGCAACACTGTCGATTCCGTCCTTACAACTGCCCTTATGCTGGATCCGAGTGCTCGGTCACGGGCGACATCCCGTCTCTTGTTGCACATCTCAAAGATGATCACAAGGTTGACATGCACGACGGGTGTACCTTCAATCATCGCTATGTGAAATCAAATCCACACGAAGTTGAAAACGCTACATGGATGCTAACG GTTTTCAACTGCTTTGGAAGACAGTTCTGCTTGCATTTCGAGGCGTTCCAGCTAGGAACAGCGCCTGTTTACATGGCGTTCTTACGATTCATGGGCGAAGATAACGAAGCAAAGAAGTTCAGCTACAGTTTGGAGGTGGGTCACAACGGGCGAAAACTGATATGGCAAGGAATTCCGAGAGGCATCCGTGACAGTCACCGAAAAGTTCGTGACAGTCAAGATGGTCTCATCATTCAAAGAAACCTGGCACTGTATTTTTCGGGGGGAGAAAGACGAGAGCTGAAACTGAGAATCACGGGTCGAAtatggaaagaagaatga
- the LOC111803422 gene encoding E3 ubiquitin-protein ligase SINAT2-like isoform X2 — MAMAPGSSTCKEVVDSHPSVSGHDIAMSKSENNSTSSKVLLGSSGKLGVYSTNGVQELLECPVCTNLMYPPIYQCPNGHTLCSNCKIRVSNCCPTCRHELGNIRCLALEKVAESLEIPCRYQNLGCQDIFPYYSKLKHEQHCRFRPYNCPYAGSECSVTGDIPSLVAHLKDDHKVDMHDGCTFNHRYVKSNPHEVENATWMLTFAMAGFQLLWKTVLLAFRGVPARNSACLHGVLTIHGRR; from the exons ATGGCCATGGCTCCAGGAAGCAGTACCTGCAAAGAAGTAGTTGATTCTCATCCTTCAGTTTCAGGGCATGACATAGCAATGTCTAAATCAGAGAATAATTCTACATCTTCAAAAGTCCTACTTGGTTCGAGTGGGAAGCTTGGAGTTTATTCAACCAATGGCGTGCAAGAACTGCTCGAGTGCCCTGTCTGCACAAATCTGATGTACCCTCCAATTTACCAG TGCCCGAATGGCCACACGTTGTGCTCAAACTGCAAGATCAGAGTTAGCAACTGCTGCCCGACCTGTCGTCATGAACTCGGAAACATAAGGTGCTTGGCATTGGAGAAGGTAGCTGAGTCGCTGGAAATCCCCTGCAGATACCAGAATTTGGGTTGCCAAGATATTTTTCCTTACTACAGTAAGCTTAAGCATGAGCAACACTGTCGATTCCGTCCTTACAACTGCCCTTATGCTGGATCCGAGTGCTCGGTCACGGGCGACATCCCGTCTCTTGTTGCACATCTCAAAGATGATCACAAGGTTGACATGCACGACGGGTGTACCTTCAATCATCGCTATGTGAAATCAAATCCACACGAAGTTGAAAACGCTACATGGATGCTAACG TTTGCAATGGCAGGTTTTCAACTGCTTTGGAAGACAGTTCTGCTTGCATTTCGAGGCGTTCCAGCTAGGAACAGCGCCTGTTTACATGGCGTTCTTACGATTCATGGGCGAAGATAA